Proteins encoded in a region of the Stieleria neptunia genome:
- a CDS encoding DUF1501 domain-containing protein, with amino-acid sequence MMNNLNRSRRWFMKDCGVGLGAIAAAQLMAEESGAASTADPLAVRRPHFPGKVKNVIFLFMAGAPSHLELFDNKPQLAKFDGTLPPAELLKGYRAAFIDPNSKLLGPKFKFARHGESGAEISEILPHTAQVADELTIVKSMTTDAFNHAPAQIMMNTGSQLFGKPSLGAWTLYGLGSESKDLPGFVVFSSGSKGPSGGNSNWGSGFLPTMYSGVQLRSVGDPVLYLSNPPGVDARAQRDALDAITALNQQHLALTGDPEIATRINSFEMAYRMQSSAPELMDIQSETQQTLDLYGADPEKPSFAKNCLLARRLVERGVRFVQLFHEAWDQHGNLVGGLKTNCKNTDQACAALIQDLKQRGMLDETLVIWGGEFGRTPMVQGGGNDGRDHHPNAFTMWMAGGGMKAGTTLGESDAFGFNVTRDRVHVRDLHATILNQLGFDHRRLSVKFQGLDQRLTGVEPARVVHELLA; translated from the coding sequence ATGATGAACAACCTGAATCGATCGCGGCGCTGGTTCATGAAAGACTGTGGCGTCGGGCTGGGCGCCATCGCGGCGGCGCAGCTGATGGCCGAAGAATCGGGTGCCGCTTCGACGGCCGATCCGCTTGCCGTGCGCCGGCCGCACTTTCCCGGCAAAGTCAAGAACGTGATTTTTCTGTTCATGGCCGGGGCGCCCAGTCATTTGGAATTGTTTGACAACAAGCCACAGCTGGCCAAGTTCGATGGCACGCTGCCGCCGGCGGAGTTGCTCAAGGGTTATCGGGCGGCGTTCATCGACCCGAATTCAAAACTGCTGGGGCCGAAATTCAAATTCGCCCGGCACGGAGAGAGCGGTGCGGAGATCAGCGAGATCCTGCCGCACACCGCGCAGGTCGCCGATGAATTGACGATCGTGAAATCGATGACCACCGACGCGTTCAACCACGCACCGGCTCAGATCATGATGAACACCGGGTCGCAATTGTTCGGCAAGCCCAGCCTGGGTGCCTGGACGCTGTACGGATTGGGCAGCGAGTCGAAAGATCTGCCGGGGTTCGTCGTGTTCAGCAGCGGCAGCAAGGGCCCCAGCGGGGGAAACAGCAACTGGGGCAGCGGTTTTTTGCCGACCATGTATTCCGGCGTGCAGCTCCGCAGCGTCGGCGATCCGGTGCTGTATCTGTCCAATCCGCCGGGTGTGGATGCACGTGCCCAGCGAGACGCGTTGGATGCGATCACGGCACTCAATCAGCAGCATCTGGCACTGACCGGTGACCCCGAGATCGCGACGCGGATCAATTCCTTCGAGATGGCGTACCGCATGCAATCGTCGGCACCGGAATTGATGGACATCCAATCGGAAACGCAGCAGACGCTGGACCTGTACGGTGCCGACCCGGAAAAACCGTCGTTCGCCAAAAATTGTTTGTTGGCGCGGCGGCTGGTCGAGCGTGGGGTTCGGTTTGTCCAGCTGTTCCACGAAGCGTGGGACCAGCACGGCAACCTGGTCGGCGGATTGAAGACCAATTGCAAGAACACCGACCAAGCGTGTGCGGCGTTGATTCAAGATTTGAAGCAGCGCGGGATGCTGGACGAGACGTTGGTGATTTGGGGTGGCGAATTTGGACGCACGCCGATGGTTCAGGGCGGCGGCAATGATGGCCGGGACCATCACCCCAACGCGTTCACGATGTGGATGGCCGGTGGCGGAATGAAAGCCGGGACGACGCTCGGCGAGAGCGATGCATTCGGGTTCAATGTGACGCGTGATCGCGTCCATGTCCGCGACTTGCATGCCACGATCTTGAACCAACTGGGGTTCGACCACAGGCGCTTGAGCGTCAAATTTCAGGGGCTCGATCAGCGACTGACCGGCGTCGAACCGGCCCGAGTGGTCCACGAACTCCTCGCCTGA
- a CDS encoding dihydrodipicolinate synthase family protein has product MPTPITGILTPNITPVDRDGRVDEDTLRRYVDWLIEKGVDGLYPNGSTGEFIRFTAEERRRIVEVVIDQTAGRVPVLAGAAEANAKETIAACEAYGAMGVRAVAIVAPFYYRLSDQGVYAYFREIAEAVSVDVTLYNIPLFASPISVDTVVRLASECPRVVGIKDSSGDLPNMMRMISQIRPIRDDFCFLTGWDAALVPMLVVGANGGTNATSGVVPELTRAIHRSVVAGDIDQAMKLQYQLLPLFDAMISISEFPEGFRAGARSRGWDLGPGRVPISDRQKEAIAEAQRQIDDLLREFVDAPTPGVSNRVIEKIVQQVMSQLKSQ; this is encoded by the coding sequence ATGCCCACGCCAATCACCGGAATCCTGACCCCCAACATCACGCCTGTCGATCGTGACGGTCGTGTCGACGAAGACACGTTGCGTCGTTACGTGGATTGGTTGATCGAAAAGGGCGTCGACGGGTTGTACCCCAACGGCAGCACGGGCGAATTCATTCGATTCACCGCCGAAGAACGGCGTCGGATCGTCGAGGTGGTGATCGACCAGACCGCCGGGCGGGTGCCCGTGCTGGCCGGTGCCGCCGAGGCAAACGCCAAGGAGACGATTGCGGCGTGTGAAGCGTATGGTGCGATGGGCGTGCGGGCGGTCGCGATCGTCGCCCCGTTCTATTATCGGCTTTCCGACCAAGGCGTTTACGCGTATTTCCGCGAGATCGCCGAGGCCGTGTCGGTGGACGTGACGCTGTACAACATTCCCCTGTTTGCATCGCCGATTTCCGTCGACACCGTGGTGCGTTTGGCGTCGGAATGCCCGCGTGTGGTCGGCATCAAAGACAGCTCGGGTGACTTGCCGAACATGATGCGGATGATCTCGCAGATCCGTCCGATCCGTGACGATTTTTGTTTCCTCACCGGCTGGGATGCGGCGTTGGTGCCGATGCTGGTGGTGGGTGCCAACGGCGGGACCAACGCGACCAGTGGTGTCGTCCCCGAATTGACCCGTGCGATCCACCGCAGCGTGGTCGCCGGCGACATCGACCAGGCGATGAAATTGCAGTACCAGTTGCTGCCGTTGTTCGACGCGATGATCTCCATCAGCGAGTTCCCCGAAGGGTTTCGTGCCGGCGCCCGCTCGCGCGGCTGGGATCTCGGTCCGGGACGCGTCCCGATTTCGGATCGGCAAAAGGAGGCCATTGCCGAGGCCCAGCGACAGATCGATGATCTATTGAGAGAATTCGTCGACGCCCCAACGCCCGGGGTTTCCAACCGAGTGATCGAGAAAATCGTGCAACAGGTGATGTCGCAGCTCAAGTCACAGTAA
- a CDS encoding TrmH family RNA methyltransferase, with product MPHRDSIQPIPIDSVDDHRLSDFRDLKRRPTGRVLNATHFVVEGQLITGRLIASDFEVRSVVVERGRDLAALGEVAAGTPVYAVSRDQMRQLAGFDFHRGFLASAARKPLGGIDAFRPDSVSLALVRTTDMENLGSMVRSAAALGIRQILIDHRSVDPFSRRAMRVSMGAVLGMRWLVMNDPADDLRSLAERGVVSLASTLAAGAIPIGDVSIDARPRVLVMGNEAEGLPVEVQRAATERVTIPMPSEPMPSEPMPSEPGCGPLVDSLNVSVAAAVLLYELTRAERLTRVAMKRGQ from the coding sequence ATGCCCCACCGCGATTCCATCCAGCCGATCCCGATCGATTCGGTCGACGATCACCGCCTGTCGGACTTTCGCGACTTGAAACGTCGACCGACCGGACGCGTGTTGAACGCGACACATTTCGTCGTCGAGGGGCAGCTGATCACGGGCCGATTGATCGCCAGCGATTTTGAGGTGCGATCGGTGGTGGTCGAACGAGGCCGCGATTTGGCCGCGCTGGGCGAGGTTGCGGCCGGGACGCCGGTGTATGCGGTGTCCCGCGACCAGATGCGTCAGCTGGCCGGGTTCGATTTCCACCGCGGCTTCCTCGCCAGTGCGGCGCGAAAACCGCTCGGCGGGATCGACGCGTTTCGCCCCGATTCGGTTTCGTTGGCGCTCGTGCGCACGACCGACATGGAAAATTTAGGCAGCATGGTGCGTTCGGCGGCGGCGCTCGGGATCCGTCAGATTTTGATCGATCACCGCTCGGTCGACCCGTTCTCGCGACGGGCGATGCGGGTCAGCATGGGGGCGGTGCTGGGCATGCGTTGGCTGGTGATGAACGATCCGGCCGACGATTTACGGTCCCTGGCCGAGCGGGGCGTGGTCAGCCTGGCGTCGACGCTGGCGGCCGGTGCGATTCCGATCGGCGACGTGTCCATCGACGCGCGGCCGAGGGTGCTGGTGATGGGCAATGAAGCCGAGGGGTTGCCGGTGGAGGTCCAGCGTGCGGCGACCGAACGGGTGACGATTCCCATGCCCAGCGAACCCATGCCCAGCGAACCCATGCCCAGCGAACCCGGATGCGGGCCGCTGGTCGACAGCCTGAACGTCTCGGTGGCGGCCGCGGTCCTGCTGTACGAGCTGACACGGGCGGAGAGGCTGACACGGGTGGCGATGAAACGGGGGCAGTGA
- a CDS encoding MBL fold metallo-hydrolase, whose translation MQLHCLGTAGYHPNEDRHTSCYFLPESGIVLDAGTGLFRLAELIATPTLDILLSHAHLDHVAGLTFLLDVLYRRPVDRLRIWGEKDKLAAIQRHLFSDLLFPVPIQAEYREIDALPEFTIGDCTIRWRRQQHPGMSVGYRLDWDDGTRLLYLTDTTGDDGVEAMEWNAGADLLMHECYFPDASSEWATKTGHTWSSRLARIAQGSAPKHLMLTHVNPIDAEPELMLREVSETLRGRQTRVSLAADREVVEFGR comes from the coding sequence ATGCAACTGCATTGCCTCGGAACTGCCGGGTATCACCCCAACGAGGATCGGCACACGAGCTGTTACTTTTTGCCCGAGAGCGGGATCGTTCTGGACGCCGGCACGGGGCTGTTCCGGTTGGCCGAACTGATTGCCACGCCGACGCTGGACATCCTGCTCAGCCACGCCCACTTGGATCACGTCGCCGGGCTGACGTTTTTACTGGACGTGCTGTACCGGCGGCCCGTCGATCGGCTGCGAATCTGGGGCGAGAAAGACAAGCTGGCGGCGATTCAGCGGCACCTGTTTTCCGACCTGTTGTTTCCGGTCCCGATCCAGGCGGAATATCGAGAAATCGACGCGTTGCCGGAGTTCACGATCGGCGACTGCACGATCCGTTGGCGGCGCCAACAGCACCCGGGAATGTCCGTCGGCTATCGCCTGGACTGGGACGATGGGACGCGGCTGCTGTATTTGACCGACACGACGGGGGACGACGGCGTGGAGGCGATGGAGTGGAACGCCGGGGCGGACCTGTTGATGCACGAATGTTATTTCCCCGACGCCAGCTCGGAATGGGCGACGAAAACGGGGCACACTTGGAGCAGCCGGCTGGCAAGAATCGCCCAGGGGTCGGCCCCCAAGCACTTGATGCTGACGCACGTCAACCCGATCGACGCCGAGCCGGAATTGATGCTCCGGGAGGTCAGCGAGACGCTCCGGGGGCGACAAACCCGCGTCAGTTTGGCCGCGGATCGCGAGGTCGTTGAATTTGGCCGATAG
- the tuf gene encoding elongation factor Tu, translated as MAKATFERTKPHVNVGTIGHIDHGKTTTTGAILAVQAAKGLAEAKGYSDIAKGGTVRDATKTVTIAVAHVEYESDNRHYAHIDCPGHADFVKNMITGAAQMDGAILVVSAADGPMPQTKEHVLLARQVGVPYIVIFLNKCDLVDDEELLELVELEARELLSKYDFPGDDVPVIRGSALPAYNSPADPEASKCITELMEALDEYIPEPVREDDKPFLMAIEDVFSIEGRGTVATGRIERGVIKVGEEVEIVGLGPNSAKTTCTGVEMFRKEMTEGRAGDNVGCLLRGIKREEIQRGQVLAKPGSITPHTKFEAEVYCLSKDEGGRHTPFFSGYRPQFYFRTTDVTGTANLEGAEMCMPGDNVKVTVELHKPIAMDDGVRFAIREGGRTVGSGVVTKIVE; from the coding sequence ATGGCCAAGGCAACATTTGAACGGACCAAGCCCCACGTTAACGTCGGCACGATTGGGCACATTGACCACGGTAAAACAACGACCACGGGTGCAATCCTGGCAGTCCAAGCCGCCAAAGGCTTGGCAGAGGCGAAGGGGTATTCGGATATCGCCAAGGGCGGTACCGTGCGTGACGCAACCAAGACGGTGACCATCGCGGTCGCCCACGTCGAGTACGAATCGGACAATCGTCACTACGCCCACATCGACTGCCCGGGCCACGCTGACTTTGTCAAGAACATGATCACCGGTGCCGCCCAAATGGACGGTGCGATCCTGGTCGTGTCGGCCGCGGACGGCCCGATGCCGCAAACCAAGGAACACGTGCTCCTGGCCCGTCAGGTCGGCGTTCCTTACATCGTCATCTTCCTCAACAAGTGCGACTTGGTCGACGACGAAGAGTTGTTGGAACTGGTCGAACTGGAAGCCCGCGAGTTGCTCAGCAAGTACGACTTCCCGGGCGACGACGTCCCCGTGATCCGCGGATCGGCTCTGCCGGCTTACAACAGCCCTGCCGATCCCGAAGCCAGCAAGTGCATCACCGAACTGATGGAAGCGCTTGATGAGTACATCCCCGAGCCCGTCCGCGAAGACGACAAGCCATTCCTGATGGCCATCGAAGACGTGTTCTCGATCGAAGGTCGTGGAACGGTCGCCACCGGTCGAATCGAGCGTGGCGTGATCAAGGTCGGCGAAGAAGTCGAAATCGTCGGCCTCGGCCCGAACTCGGCCAAGACGACCTGCACCGGCGTCGAAATGTTCCGCAAGGAAATGACCGAAGGACGTGCCGGAGACAACGTCGGCTGCCTGCTCCGCGGCATCAAGCGTGAAGAAATCCAACGCGGTCAAGTGTTGGCCAAGCCGGGATCGATCACCCCGCACACCAAGTTCGAAGCCGAAGTCTACTGCTTGAGCAAAGACGAAGGCGGCCGACACACGCCGTTCTTCAGCGGTTACCGTCCCCAGTTCTACTTCCGAACCACCGACGTGACCGGCACCGCCAACCTGGAAGGTGCCGAAATGTGCATGCCCGGCGACAACGTCAAAGTCACCGTCGAACTGCACAAGCCGATCGCCATGGACGATGGCGTCCGATTCGCCATCCGCGAAGGTGGCCGAACGGTCGGTTCGGGCGTTGTGACCAAAATCGTCGAGTAG
- the secE gene encoding preprotein translocase subunit SecE codes for MSRDIAGSKASTAPSGGSLSSELFHAAVYKPNQGRIVRQLTVLAIWLIVALGAWRLYATLDGSTSNKAIAVGIPAGILLAGLWIGFRLINWPRFADFLIAVEAEMKKVTWPSRDEVKRASVVVIVTIAILAISLFLFDVFWQAFFDALWATA; via the coding sequence GTGTCTCGAGACATCGCCGGGAGCAAAGCGAGTACCGCCCCGAGTGGAGGTTCGCTGTCAAGCGAACTGTTCCACGCTGCCGTATACAAACCGAACCAAGGCCGCATCGTCCGCCAATTGACCGTTCTGGCAATCTGGCTGATCGTTGCCCTCGGAGCATGGCGGCTTTACGCCACCCTGGATGGATCGACGTCCAACAAAGCGATCGCCGTCGGGATCCCCGCGGGCATCCTGCTGGCCGGGCTGTGGATCGGTTTTCGGCTGATCAACTGGCCACGTTTTGCGGATTTTCTGATCGCCGTCGAAGCGGAGATGAAGAAGGTGACGTGGCCCAGCCGCGACGAGGTCAAACGCGCTTCGGTCGTCGTGATCGTGACGATCGCGATCCTGGCGATCTCGTTGTTCCTGTTCGACGTCTTCTGGCAAGCTTTCTTCGATGCCCTGTGGGCCACCGCCTAG
- the nusG gene encoding transcription termination/antitermination protein NusG, with protein sequence MTDESKSPNTDDADLMDESSEVLEENDSAEGGSEEIEASEAAETTSESTGEVFLDSDEDDDDAPSGDIEMDWYILKVAFNREDSIADALRKKIAMEGMEEYFGDVVVPSEDVATFTRDGKKRITKRKLLPGYIMARMAINDDTWFLVRETGGISDFTGSAGKPMPMDPADVDRFINRPIAEDEEEAPIKTAIPFKVGDRVRVKEGNFENQEGDVDAVDEANGRITVIINIFGRSVPMELDHWQVEPV encoded by the coding sequence ATGACCGACGAATCCAAATCTCCCAACACCGATGACGCTGACTTGATGGACGAGTCCAGCGAAGTGCTTGAGGAAAATGATTCCGCGGAGGGTGGATCCGAGGAAATCGAAGCGTCCGAAGCCGCCGAAACGACCAGCGAGTCGACCGGCGAGGTGTTTCTGGACAGCGACGAGGATGATGACGATGCTCCCAGCGGCGACATCGAAATGGATTGGTACATCCTGAAGGTCGCGTTCAACCGCGAAGATTCCATCGCCGACGCGCTGCGAAAGAAAATCGCAATGGAAGGCATGGAAGAATACTTCGGCGACGTGGTCGTCCCCAGCGAAGACGTTGCCACGTTTACCCGTGACGGGAAGAAGCGGATCACCAAACGCAAGCTGTTGCCCGGATACATCATGGCCCGCATGGCCATCAACGACGACACCTGGTTCCTGGTCCGCGAAACCGGCGGGATCAGCGATTTTACCGGCTCGGCGGGCAAGCCGATGCCGATGGATCCGGCGGACGTGGATCGGTTCATCAACCGGCCGATCGCCGAGGACGAAGAAGAAGCCCCGATCAAAACCGCAATCCCGTTCAAAGTCGGTGATCGCGTGCGGGTCAAGGAAGGGAATTTTGAAAACCAAGAAGGTGATGTCGACGCCGTCGATGAAGCCAACGGCCGCATCACTGTGATCATCAATATTTTCGGCCGCAGCGTTCCTATGGAATTGGATCACTGGCAAGTCGAACCGGTGTAG
- the rplK gene encoding 50S ribosomal protein L11 yields MAKQVTGQAKFQVPGGQATPAPPVGTSLGKFGVNLGQFVQAFNDRTKEYNGTPIPVIVTVYNDRSFDFITKSPPAASLLKQAAGIAKGSGVPNVNKVAKVTRAQCEDIATKKMADLNARSMDQAVRMIEGTARSMGIDVEG; encoded by the coding sequence ATGGCAAAGCAAGTAACAGGACAGGCAAAGTTTCAAGTTCCCGGCGGTCAAGCCACTCCGGCCCCTCCCGTCGGTACCTCGCTGGGTAAGTTCGGCGTGAACCTGGGACAATTCGTCCAAGCGTTCAACGATCGCACCAAAGAGTACAACGGAACCCCGATCCCGGTCATCGTCACGGTTTACAACGACCGCAGCTTTGACTTCATCACCAAGAGCCCGCCGGCAGCCTCGCTGCTGAAACAGGCCGCGGGAATCGCCAAGGGAAGCGGTGTGCCGAACGTCAACAAAGTCGCCAAGGTGACCCGCGCCCAGTGCGAAGACATCGCCACCAAGAAGATGGCCGACCTGAACGCCCGCAGCATGGACCAAGCGGTCCGAATGATCGAAGGCACCGCCCGCAGCATGGGCATCGACGTCGAAGGCTGA